CTCATCATGCAGGGTAGCTGCAATTGAATAGGCGTTATAACCTAGCGATGCTTCATCCCAATAGAGCGAGGGCGGATTGTCTCCTAAACGATAGAATCGTAAAAACAAACCCAGAACAACAATTAAAATGAGAAAAAGTTTAGATCTCATAAACTCTTAGCCAAGATAAGCACCTTTCCGTCATTCGCAGCCAGAAGCTGATACTGTGCTGGGTTAATTTTATCCTGATCCAGCCGCCATTGTTCGGTAATAAGTAAAAAGGGCCGCTGGCCGGAAGCCATCATTCCCATTAAGCTGTCGGCAGGCGGGGTTTGAGCTATAACCCAATTAACCCGCTTTTGCGAATAATAAACTGTTGTCGGCCAGAGATCCGGGCCGTCAAGATAAAGGGGTTCGCTGCGCCCCTTTGCCGCCAAAGCGACCGCTGACCAGGAATTTAGACCAGAATCCGTTAGTTTTATCTCGTTACGAAATTGAAAAATTTGCCAGAAAGCAACACCGATAAATAAACCGGCAAGAATAATCCCGGGAATTTTAAGCCACAGACTGAATTTCCAAACGGTAAAGCCGATCAAAAGAGCTAAAAAAGGATACAGAGGAATAAGATGCCAGATCTCTGTTTTCCTGTTTGTTAAGAAAGCCAAAAGAAAAATCAGAACCGTGGCTATTACCGGGACTATGCGTTTTTCCCTAATCACTAATATTATTGAGGCAAATAGCGACAGGACGGCCGGATAATACCATTTGCGTATGCCCCAGTGGAGATAATTCATGGTCTGCGACCCGCCCAAATCGCTAAAATTTGGCATCATTCTTGATCCGCTTCGGGTTCCGATACCGATCATATTGTTAATAAAGGTTAAACCGTAGACAAAATAGTTAACCACTAACCAGGGCATTACCACCAGGGCACAGGACAATACTATTAATAATATTTCCTGAAATTTAAATCGCCGGCCGATGAGTAGGAAATACAAAATTATCGGAACTAGCGCTACCACTCCAATCACTGACTTAACCATTAAAGCTCCGCCAAGACTGAGACCGAATAGGATTAGCCACCGGCTTTTTTGGGTATGACAGACCTTGGTTGCCAGATAAAAGGAAATTATCAGAAAGAATACAAAGACGGCGTCAAGATTTCCGGTTCTTGAT
The Patescibacteria group bacterium genome window above contains:
- a CDS encoding glycosyltransferase family 39 protein, whose amino-acid sequence is MKKILSLDVLVFLFLLLFLPLFFWNLGGFGLADFDEAWYAAIARNIIHSGNPYLLTFNSGAYLDHPYLGFFLMALSMKLFGITEFAARFPSAILGFLSVYFLYLLGKNLFSRLAGLASALVLLSSVWFIFRSRTGNLDAVFVFFLIISFYLATKVCHTQKSRWLILFGLSLGGALMVKSVIGVVALVPIILYFLLIGRRFKFQEILLIVLSCALVVMPWLVVNYFVYGLTFINNMIGIGTRSGSRMMPNFSDLGGSQTMNYLHWGIRKWYYPAVLSLFASIILVIREKRIVPVIATVLIFLLAFLTNRKTEIWHLIPLYPFLALLIGFTVWKFSLWLKIPGIILAGLFIGVAFWQIFQFRNEIKLTDSGLNSWSAVALAAKGRSEPLYLDGPDLWPTTVYYSQKRVNWVIAQTPPADSLMGMMASGQRPFLLITEQWRLDQDKINPAQYQLLAANDGKVLILAKSL